Proteins from a single region of Campylobacter sp. RM16704:
- the argH gene encoding argininosuccinate lyase, whose translation MSQKAEKLWGGRFDLPTNKLVEEYTASLLVEPRLAPFDIQGSIIHCTMLAKQGIIKEDEAKTIIKGLEQVREEIQNGTFVFDIADEDIHMAVEKRMTQIIGSVGGKLHTARSRNDQTTLDSKMHMMAVVKENLNQIIALQEEIIHQAQKNIKAIMPGYTHLQTGQPILFSHWIMAYFWMLSRDYSRFEDLYKRMNECPLGAAALGGTTFNIDRHFCAKELGFTKPTENSIDSVSDRDHMVEFTAIAAMCFMHLSRFCEELILFSSQDFKFIELSDDFCTGSSIMPQKKNPDVAEKMRGKTGRMYGNVMAMLTIMKGIPLAYNTDMSEDKAQVYDSMDTLMTSLKIITPMIEKMQVNANNTRAAAAKGFSNATDMADYLVRKNIPFREAHSIVGSVVNYCIKHGKMLEELSMEEFHQFNENIQEDIYEAIALETCVNARLSYGGTGAKVVLEQIEHAKELLAKYKNKV comes from the coding sequence ATGTCACAAAAAGCAGAGAAATTATGGGGTGGACGCTTTGATTTGCCTACAAACAAATTAGTTGAAGAATACACCGCTTCATTATTAGTTGAGCCAAGACTTGCTCCTTTTGATATACAAGGAAGTATAATCCACTGCACTATGCTTGCAAAACAAGGCATTATAAAAGAAGATGAAGCAAAGACTATCATCAAGGGTTTAGAACAAGTTAGAGAAGAAATTCAAAATGGTACTTTTGTTTTTGATATAGCTGATGAGGATATTCATATGGCTGTAGAAAAAAGAATGACGCAAATCATAGGTTCAGTAGGTGGAAAGCTTCATACTGCAAGAAGTAGGAATGATCAAACAACGCTTGATTCAAAAATGCATATGATGGCTGTTGTAAAAGAAAATTTAAATCAAATCATTGCCTTACAAGAAGAAATTATCCATCAAGCTCAAAAAAATATAAAAGCTATTATGCCAGGTTATACACATTTACAAACTGGTCAACCTATACTTTTTTCACATTGGATTATGGCGTATTTTTGGATGTTAAGTAGGGATTATTCTCGTTTTGAAGATTTATATAAAAGAATGAATGAGTGTCCTTTAGGAGCAGCTGCACTTGGTGGAACAACATTTAATATAGACAGACATTTTTGTGCCAAAGAACTAGGTTTTACTAAACCAACAGAAAATAGTATTGATAGCGTAAGCGATAGAGATCATATGGTTGAATTTACTGCTATTGCCGCAATGTGCTTTATGCACCTTAGTCGTTTTTGCGAAGAGCTTATACTTTTTTCAAGCCAAGATTTTAAATTTATAGAATTAAGTGATGATTTTTGTACTGGTTCAAGCATAATGCCTCAAAAGAAAAATCCAGATGTTGCTGAAAAAATGCGTGGTAAGACAGGTAGAATGTATGGCAATGTTATGGCAATGCTAACTATTATGAAAGGTATTCCACTAGCTTATAATACTGATATGAGTGAAGATAAGGCTCAAGTTTATGATTCTATGGATACTTTAATGACTAGTTTAAAAATCATAACTCCTATGATAGAAAAAATGCAAGTAAATGCTAATAATACAAGAGCAGCAGCTGCAAAAGGCTTTTCAAATGCCACAGATATGGCTGATTATTTAGTAAGAAAAAATATACCTTTTAGAGAAGCTCATAGTATAGTAGGTAGTGTGGTAAATTACTGCATTAAACATGGAAAAATGCTTGAAGAACTTAGCATGGAAGAATTCCATCAATTTAATGAAAATATTCAAGAAGATATATATGAGGCAATTGCTTTAGAAACTTGTGTAAATGCAAGGCTTTCTTATGGTGGTACAGGAGCTAAAGTGGTGTTAGAGCAAATTGAACATGCAAAAGAACTTTTAGCTAAATATAAAAATAAGGTATAA
- a CDS encoding anaerobic C4-dicarboxylate transporter family protein, translating into MFSMIAIGGRYGGIGLGIAGGLGVCILVLVFGMQPASLPVSVVFIILAVITCVSVLQSAGGLDLLVKIAEKLLKKKPQAIVFMGPLISSTFTIFCGTTYVAFSIYPVIAEVAADAKIRPERPLSVSVIAAGIAVVVSPMSAATAGMVAILAVSGVGLVQILTVVMPAFLIGVVCACLSVFKRGKELEKDEEFQRRVKAEGISVFNSR; encoded by the coding sequence ATTTTTTCTATGATAGCCATAGGTGGTAGATATGGTGGCATAGGACTTGGTATTGCAGGTGGACTCGGTGTGTGTATTTTAGTGTTAGTTTTTGGTATGCAACCAGCTTCACTTCCTGTGAGTGTTGTTTTTATTATACTTGCTGTAATTACTTGTGTGAGTGTTTTGCAAAGTGCAGGTGGACTTGATTTACTAGTAAAAATAGCAGAAAAATTGCTTAAGAAAAAACCTCAAGCTATTGTTTTCATGGGACCTTTGATTAGTTCTACATTTACTATATTTTGTGGTACTACTTATGTGGCATTTTCTATTTATCCAGTGATAGCTGAAGTTGCGGCTGATGCTAAAATTCGTCCTGAAAGACCACTTTCGGTTTCAGTTATAGCAGCAGGTATTGCAGTGGTGGTTTCTCCTATGAGTGCTGCTACTGCAGGCATGGTGGCTATTTTAGCTGTTAGTGGTGTAGGGCTTGTTCAAATATTAACTGTGGTAATGCCAGCATTTTTAATTGGTGTTGTATGTGCTTGTTTGAGTGTTTTTAAAAGAGGCAAAGAACTTGAAAAAGATGAGGAGTTTCAAAGAAGAGTAAAAGCAGAGGGAATATCAGTTTTTAACTCAAGATAA
- a CDS encoding anaerobic C4-dicarboxylate transporter family protein, translating into MIFVLGILTIIFFGTFTSLLPHYELANGKIERLSTPNLIQMIMLATACLIMLFAKVPANKLGDASVFKSGLIGVVGVFWYSLDDRNIF; encoded by the coding sequence TTGATATTTGTTTTGGGAATTTTAACTATTATTTTCTTTGGAACTTTTACGAGTTTATTGCCTCATTATGAGCTTGCAAATGGTAAAATAGAAAGACTTTCTACTCCAAATTTAATCCAAATGATCATGCTTGCAACAGCTTGTTTGATTATGCTTTTTGCTAAAGTTCCTGCTAATAAGCTTGGTGATGCTTCGGTATTTAAATCAGGACTGATAGGCGTTGTAGGGGTTTTTTGGTATAGCTTGGATGACAGGAACATTTTTTGA
- a CDS encoding anaerobic C4-dicarboxylate transporter family protein, producing MTGTFFEAYKPLFSDSLSHIVEDYPYLFGVALFAFSMVIFSPSATVAALMPLGVSLGIPPQILIVLYPCVSGDFIVPGANQIACVVFYRTGTTKIGKFVVNHSYLRPSFVLIISATISGYFISQIVFDF from the coding sequence ATGACAGGAACATTTTTTGAAGCTTATAAGCCTTTATTTAGTGATTCTTTATCGCATATTGTAGAGGATTATCCATATTTATTTGGTGTGGCTTTATTTGCCTTTTCTATGGTGATTTTTTCTCCTTCAGCAACTGTAGCTGCTTTGATGCCTTTGGGTGTGAGTTTGGGAATTCCTCCTCAAATTCTTATCGTGCTTTATCCTTGTGTAAGTGGAGACTTTATAGTACCAGGTGCAAATCAAATAGCATGTGTGGTTTTTTATAGAACAGGTACAACAAAAATAGGTAAATTTGTAGTCAATCACTCTTATTTAAGACCTAGTTTTGTTTTAATTATTAGTGCAACAATATCAGGTTATTTCATATCACAAATTGTTTTTGATTTTTAA
- a CDS encoding YheO-like PAS sensor domain-containing protein produces the protein MDEQQKELFIKLTQFLGQVLGSNYEIVFHVISEEGSYIAAIANNHISGRTTNSPLTSFASELIQEKEYLNKDFLCDYKAKVGKSKIVTGSTFFIKNQNKIVGILCINHDTTEIRNAISKIIELEKINDFSDLLNIQNQNNVNLHNVSNIETLSHSIEDILAENIDLKYLNSGYSLSTEQKDEIIKKLHSKGIFNIKGSIPIVAKSLNISEPSVYRYLQKLKK, from the coding sequence ATGGATGAGCAACAAAAAGAATTATTTATAAAACTTACTCAGTTCTTAGGACAAGTCCTTGGAAGTAATTACGAAATAGTATTTCATGTAATTTCTGAAGAAGGTTCATATATAGCAGCTATAGCAAATAATCATATTAGTGGAAGAACTACTAACTCCCCATTAACATCTTTTGCAAGTGAATTAATACAAGAAAAAGAATATCTAAATAAAGATTTTTTATGTGATTACAAAGCAAAAGTAGGTAAATCTAAAATAGTTACAGGATCAACTTTTTTTATCAAAAATCAAAATAAAATTGTAGGAATTTTGTGTATAAATCATGATACTACAGAAATTCGCAATGCTATTAGTAAAATTATAGAGCTTGAAAAAATCAATGATTTTAGTGATTTATTAAACATTCAAAATCAAAACAATGTAAATTTACATAATGTGAGTAATATAGAAACACTTAGTCATTCTATAGAAGATATCTTAGCTGAAAACATAGACTTAAAATATTTAAATTCAGGATATAGCTTAAGCACTGAGCAAAAAGATGAAATTATTAAAAAGCTTCATTCGAAAGGAATTTTTAACATTAAAGGAAGCATACCTATAGTTGCTAAGTCGCTTAATATATCAGAACCTAGCGTCTATAGGTATTTACAAAAGCTTAAAAAGTAG